From one Lycium barbarum isolate Lr01 chromosome 6, ASM1917538v2, whole genome shotgun sequence genomic stretch:
- the LOC132600582 gene encoding acylsugar acyltransferase 3-like, giving the protein MVESTILSRKIIKPSSSTPSSCRRHNLSFIDHISTPAYAPIAAFYSKPANYNISKISQIVENSLSKVLTSYYPFSGRIVDNKYVDCNDTGAQYLNVRISCPMYEVLNNPYNDAADVVFPQDLPWSNTLDGNLLVAQLSHFVCGGIAISVCVSHKIVDGYSLSKFLNDWAATSRNELDFKPSAQFDAASFFPLMDDPPFVRDFVREPQQCLSRTYNFSSSNLRRLKDIVATNSEVQNPTRVEVALALLHKCVLMANFREFKPFLLSSVMNIRPTLPLINTIGNATCFFSSATTTEDEIQVPHAVARVQKAKQHLRDKLKDTSSDQIASHALESIKAAANSSSEILFCSSLCNFGLYKTDFGWGKPIRVTLPSHPMKNNIIFLDDPSGQGIDALITLKETDMLIFQVNKELLEFASPLVPSPEFVKSRL; this is encoded by the coding sequence ATGGTCGAATCAACGATTCTTTCTCGAAAGATCATTAAGCCCTCCTCGTCAACCCCTTCTTCGTGTAGACGTCACAATCTCTCTTTCATTGATCACATTTCTACTCCTGCATATGCTCCAATTGCAGCTTTCTACTCCAAGCCTGCAAATTATAACATAAGCAAGATATCACAGATAGTTGAAAACTCCCTTTCAAAAGTTTTAACCTCTTATTATCCCTTTTCTGGAAGAATCGTGGATAATAAATACGTCGATTGCAATGACACTGGTGCTCAGTATTTAAATGTACGAATCAGTTGTCCAATGTATGAAGTTCTTAACAATCCCTATAATGATGCTGCAGATGTCGTCTTCCCGCAAGATTTGCCTTGGAGTAATACCTTAGATGGAAATCTACTGGTGGCTCAATTGAGCCATTTTGTTTGTGGTGGAATAGCAATTAGTGTATGTGTATCACACAAAATTGTTGATGGATACAGTCTTTCTAAATTCCTTAATGATTGGGCTGCTACATCTCGAAATGAGTTGGATTTCAAGCCATCCGCTCAATTTGATGCGGCTTCTTTCTTCCCACTAATGGATGATCCTCCATTTGTACGTGATTTTGTGCGTGAACCTCAACAATGCTTGTCAAGAACGTATAATTTCTCATCCTCTAATTTGAGAAGACTCAAGGATATTGTTGCAACGAATTCAGAAGTGCAGAATCCTACTCGTGTTGAAGTTGCCCTAGCACTACTTCACAAATGTGTATTGATGGCGAATTTCAGAGAGTTCAAACCATTTCTATTGTCCAGTGTGATGAATATACGCCCAACATTGCCCCTAATAAACACCATTGGAAATGCTACTTGCTTTTTTAGCTCAGCAACAACGACGGAAGATGAGATACAAGTGCCCCACGCCGTTGCTAGAGTACAGAAGGCTAAACAACATCTCCGAGACAAGTTGAAGGATACGAGTTCAGATCAGATAGCCTCGCATGCACTTGAATCAATAAAAGCGGCTGCAAACTCATCATCTGAGATCCTTTTTTGCAGTAGCTTGTGCAATTTTGGATTATATAAGACTGATTTTGGATGGGGTAAGCCCATAAGAGTGACCTTACCAAGTCATCCAATGAAGAACAATATCATTTTCTTGGATGACCCAAGTGGACAAGGGATAGATGCACTTATCACCTTGAAAGAAACTGATATGTTAATATTTCAGGTTAACAAAGAGCTCCTGGAATTTGCTTCTCCACTCGTTCCTTCACCGGAATTTGTTAAAAGCCGTCTTTAG